A segment of the Synechococcus sp. CBW1002 genome:
GTTGGCCTGTTTGGAAGTTATGGCCGCGGTACGGCCGGAGTGGGCAGCGACCTGGATCTGCTGCTGGTCGATGCAGCCGCCAGCGGCCCTCAATACCAGCGCCTGCTCCATTGGCCCTTGGAGCAGTTGCCCCTGAGCTGTGATGCTCTGGTGCTCACCCCCGCAGAGCTGGAGCAGTTGCTGGCCAGCGGCAGCCGCATGGCCCAGGAGCTGCAGCGTGACCTGCGCTGGCTGGGCTGACCGGCTTACGCCGGATCCCAGTGGCGGCCCCCGTCGGCCCGGCGCCGGCGGTGCCGCCGCGATTCCCGCTGGCTGAACTGGCTCACGCTGGGGTTGGCGACCACCGGATCCACATGGGCCACCTGCTCCCAGAGCTCCCGCGGAGCCCAGCGCACCGTGTGCTGCACCCGGTCGTGCTTGGTCACGTGGCACCAGCGGCTGGTGCCGCAGCAGCCGCAGAACAGCTCCTCCAGCCATTCGTTGCTCAGCACCAGCACCGGATAGGCCTGGATCACCAGCTTCGCCTTCCTGTCGCTCATGCCCCGCTGCTTCAGCTGTTCCGGGGTGAGCAGATGCAGGAAATACTTCCGCCCCACGCCGAACAACCGCTCCTGCGGATGGGCCGGGCAGAACAGCTGCCGCTGCAGCGGCCGGGTGCGTCGCCGCTTCGGTGCGCTTGAGGACATGACAGGCTGCCGTTATCGTGACATTAGTCAGGGGTTCGGTTTCGCCAAGGTTGCGGTGGGCACAGACACCTGCCCGGTTCGTGCATCCCCATCGTGCCTCCATCTCCAGCCCCTCAGCCGC
Coding sequences within it:
- a CDS encoding nucleotidyltransferase domain-containing protein, which translates into the protein MPVRSLTQSLLRWPRPEQVLAAAELWVAAQRAQNPSLQRVGLFGSYGRGTAGVGSDLDLLLVDAAASGPQYQRLLHWPLEQLPLSCDALVLTPAELEQLLASGSRMAQELQRDLRWLG